One segment of Syngnathus typhle isolate RoL2023-S1 ecotype Sweden linkage group LG9, RoL_Styp_1.0, whole genome shotgun sequence DNA contains the following:
- the chmp2ba gene encoding charged multivesicular body protein 2Ba, with protein MASLFKKKKTVDDVIKEQSRELRGTQRQITRDRTALERQEKQLEAEIKKMAKSGNREACKILAKQLVQLRKQKNRTYAVSSKVTSMNTQTKLMNSQMKMAGAMSSTAKTMQAINKKMDPQKTMHMMQDFQKENMKMDMTEEMINDTLDDFLDESGDEEESQDIVNQVLDEIGIEISGKMVRAPAAGKNVPAAAAASSKQPTMSDDEIERQLRALGVD; from the exons ATGGCTTCCCTtttcaagaagaagaagactgtcGACG ATGTCATCAAGGAACAGTCGAGAGAGTTACGCGGCACCCAGAGACAGATCACAAGAGACAGAACAGCTCTGGAGAGGCAGGAGAAGCAATTG GAAGCAGAGATTAAAAAAATGGCCAAGAGTGGCAACCGGGAGGCATGTAAAATCCTCGCTAAGCAGTTGGTCCAGCTGAGGAAACAGAAGAACCGCACGTACGCCGTCAGCTCCAAGGTCACCTCCATGAATACGCAGACCAAGCTCATGAACTCCCAAATGAAGATGGCCGGAGCCATGTCTTCCACCGCAAAG ACAATGCAAGCCATCAACAAAAAGATGGATCCTCAGAAGACGATGCACATGATGCAAGATTTCCAGAAGGAGAACATGAAGATGGACATGACGGAGGAGATGA TAAACGATACCTTGGATGACTTCTTGGATGAGTCTGGAGATGAAGAGGAATCTCAGGACATTGTCAACCAAGTTCTGGATGAGATTGGTATCGAGATCTCAGGAAAG aTGGTCCGAGCTCCGGCTGCAGGAAAGAAcgtccccgccgccgccgccgcctcgtccAAACAACCTACCATGTCTGACGATGAAATCGAGAGACAGCTCCGCGCCCTCGGCGTGGACTAA
- the vgll3 gene encoding transcription cofactor vestigial-like protein 3: MSCLDVMYHQSYGAHLLPAEAYKSTYYNHHCQQQQQQQQQQQRKLSSQTKMHNCSGQQQGGGRGIPTRDPCLRPAPGTQSGCLSLHDLEVKDGSQPAGAEYLNSRCILFTYFQGDISDVVDEHFSRALSQSAGLNREPKPSRMIQTSASNGSWKDGESLQNSPTWSSAYPSPSTTCLPSVSLSDFSPTPISLNPADGGLWAGHVLSQAGLQPLASLTDSWTYSLNPQSTSSYPNVHDVYHPHHRTHIHTRHHYRPTLHSYPSPGTALESRFSPLLLPGVRNQSQSTASAGSSPLSESAKTEMDPSSCSPITASSIPWTPSTLHGSLELYDSAHEQTKAKSSVWF; this comes from the exons ATGAGCTGCCTGGATGTGATGTACCACCAAAGCTATGGAGCACACCTCCTCCCTGCAGAAGCCTACAAGTCGACATATTACAATCATCATtgccaacagcagcagcagcagcaacaacaacaacag AGGAAGCTGAGCTCTCAAACTAAAATGCACAATTGTTCAGGCCAGCAGCAAGGCGGAGGACGAGGAATACCAACCAGAGATCCGTGTCTTCGCCCGGCTCCCGGAACCCAATCTGGATGTTTATCATTACACGACTTGGAGGTTAAAGACGGAAGTCAACCAGCAGGTGCGGAGTACTTAAACTCCCGCTGTATATTGTTCACCTACTTCCAAGGCGACATCAGTGATGTGGTGGACGAACATTTCTCTCGGGCACTCAGTCAGTCGGCCGGACTTAACAGGGAGCCCAAGCCGAGCCGGATGATTCAGACGTCTGCCTCAAATGGATCATGGAAAG atgGTGAGTCACTTCAGAACAGTCCAACATGGAGCAGCGCCTATCCATCCCCTTCTACCACCTGCCTTCCTTCTGTCTCGTTGTCAGACTTCTCCCCAACTCCAATTTCCCTCAACCCGGCTGATGGCGGTCTATGGGCTGGTCACGTGCTCTCCCAGGCCGGCCTCCAACCGCTAGCTAGCCTCACAGACAGCTGGACCTACAGCCTTAACCCCCAAAGCACAAGTAGCTACCCAAACGTTCACGATGTCTACCATCCACACCACCGCACTCACATCCATACTCGCCATCACTACCGGCCTACGTTGCATTCATACCCGAGTCCCGGCACGGCGCTCGAGTCCAGGTTTAGTCCTCTTCTGCTGCCTGGTGTGAGAAACCAAAGTCAGTCTACAGCCAGCGCAGGGAGTTCCCCGCTCAGCGAGAGCGCAAAGACAGAAATGGACCCCAGTAGCTGCAGCCCAATCACGGCTTCATCTATTCCCTGGACACCTTCAACTCTCCATGGATCCTTGGAGTTGTATGATTCAG CTCATGAGCAGACCAAAGCAAAGTCGTCAGTTTGGTTCTAA
- the pou1f1 gene encoding pituitary-specific positive transcription factor 1, with amino-acid sequence MASQVFGGDAFSPLAGDSPLPIFMHHSSAGDCLPSTSHGHSMVSAVSSGLSLGQPPKRSQMQLSASSLANPLGNSPPSLHYPVTPCHYSNQQATYGIMAAQEMLSASISQTCILQTCGVPPPNMVGAANSLQGSLTPCLYKFPDPGLSGSSCALSHGFSSLPSALLLTDEAPGGPGVGEMKVNIQKKSIRELEDTPAMDSPQIQELEMFANDFKIRRIKLGYTQTNVGEALAAVHGSEFSQTTICRFENLQLSFKNACKLKAILAKWLDEAELARALNNDKIGMNERKRKRRTTISLGAKEALEHSFVEKSKPSSQEIARIAKGLHLEKEVVRVWFCNRRQREKRVKTSLSSCLAKLSTNCLGQMSKTHRSMI; translated from the exons ATGGCGTCTCAAGTATTTGGTGGTGACGCTTTCTCGCCTCTGGCAGGAGATTCTCCTTTGCCAATTTTCATGCACCACAGCTCAGCCGGGGACTGCCTGCCAAGCACCTCCCACGGCCACAGCATGGTCTCTGCAG TCTCATCCGGGCTGTCCCTGGGTCAGCCGCCCAAGCGTTCTCAAATGCAGCTTTCCGCAAGCTCCCTGGCGAACCCCCTGGGCAACAGCCCCCCGAGCCTCCATTACCCGGTCACACCATGTCATTACAGCAACCAGCAAGCCACCTACGGCATCATGGCAG CTCAGGAGATGCTCTCTGCGAGTATTTCTCAGACTTGTATCCTGCAAACGTGTGGCGTACCCCCGCCTAACATGGTGGGCGCTGCAAACTCGCTGCAAG GTTCACTGACACCATGCTTGTACAAGTTTCCAGATCCCGGTTTAAGCGGCAGCTCCTGCGCATTAAGTCACGGTTTCTCATCGCTGCCCTCCGCTCTCCTTCTAACTGATGAGGCCCCTGGGGGCCCCGGTGTGGGCGAGATGAAAGTTAACATCCAGAAGAAGAGCATCCGGGAGCTGGAAGACACCCCCGCTATGGACTCCCCCCAGATACAAGAGCTGGAGATGTTTGCCAATGACTTTAAGATAAGGAGGATCAAACTTG GCTACACTCAAACCAACGTGGGCGAGGCACTCGCCGCCGTGCACGGTTCAGAATTCAGTCAGACCACAATCTGCCGCTTTGAAAATCTGCAGCTGAGCTTCAAGAACGCTTGCAAACTGAAGGCCATTCTAGCCAAATGGTTGGATGAAGCTGAGCTCGCTCGAG CTCTGAACAATGATAAAATTGGAATGAATGAGCGAAAGAGGAAAAGGAGAACAACTatcag CCTGGGAGCTAAGGAGGCTCTCGAGCACAGCTTTGTGGAAAAAAGTAAACCATCTTCCCAGGAAATAGCCCGGATAGCTAAAGGCCTTCACCTGGAGAAGGAAGTGGTCCGAGTGTGGTTCTGTAACaggcgccagagggagaaacgAGTCAAAACCAGCCTCAGCTCCTGCTTGGCCAAATTGAGTACAAACTGCTTAGGCCAGATGAGTAAAACACATCGGTCGATGATATAA